The Benincasa hispida cultivar B227 chromosome 9, ASM972705v1, whole genome shotgun sequence genome has a segment encoding these proteins:
- the LOC120086457 gene encoding calcium-transporting ATPase 12, plasma membrane-type-like — protein sequence MRKYESTCHEILLLNISTARRRWRFAFAAIYSIRAMLSLAVTKRNGHYNLLNFENLQEDSYVEQIICTKDDQKKLIQMVKNKDKEAYHELGDAATIAASLGTNPENGIKDNGDVMNERRQVFGSNTYHKRPPKSFFHFVVEAFKDTTILILLVCAALALGFGIKEHGVQEGWYEGGSIFVAVALVVVVSATSNFRQEVQFEKLSKISNNIRVEVLRDGRRIQVSIFDIVVGDVIVLKLGDQIPADGLFLSGHSLQVDESSMTGESDHVELNTTENPFLLSGTKVVDGYGQMLVTSVGMDTAWGEMMSSISRDSEEQTPLQVRLNKLTTSIGKVGLSVALLVLLVMLARYFTGNTKDDFGNTEYNGRKTDIDDVLNAVIRIVAAAVTIVVVAIPEGLPLAVTLTLAYSMKRMMADQAMVRKLSACETMGSATVICTDKTGTLTLNQMKVTKFWLGQEFIEEENSSNTIAEAVRELINQGVGLNTTGSVYRSSPESKTEISGSPTEKAFLSWAVTEFGMDMEKLKKSYAILHVETFNSEKKRSGVLVRKLADNTIHQHCKGAAEMILSMCSSYFERNGKTYPLDIESRIKLENIIEGMAASSLRCIAFAYRQISEDEEKNGIPNASNSKEDGYTLMGIVGIKDPCRPGVKKAVETCKSAGVSIKMITGDNIFTAKAIATECGILDFDHNTASRGEVIEGSEFRNYSSEERLQRVDQIKVMARSTPFDKLLMVQCLKQKGHVVAVTGDGTNDAPALKEADIGLSMGIEGTEVAKESSDIVILDDNFTTVATVLRWGRCVYNNIQKFIQFQLTVNVAALTVNFIAAVSAGEVPLTAVQLLWVNLIMDTLGALALATERPNDELMHKPPVGRTEPLITNIMWRNLLAQALYQISILLIFQFQGSNIFNVSEEVNDTLIFNTFVLCQIFNEFNSRKLEKQNVFEGILKNHLFLGIVGVTVVLQVVMVEFLKKFANTVNLNGWQWGLCIVIAAISWPIGWIVKFFPVSNKPFLSYFKCF from the exons ATGAGAAAATACGAATCTACTTGCCATGAGATTTTGCTTCTCAACATCAGCACAGCTCGAAGGAGATGGAGATTTGCCTTTGCAGCAATATATTCAATCCGGGCCATGCTTTCTCTTGCAGTGACCAAAAGAAATGGCCATTACAATTTACTCAACTTTGAGAACTTGCAGGAAGATTCTTATGTGGAACAAATAATCTGCACCAAAGATGATCAGAAAAAGCTGATTCAAATGGTGAAGAACAAAGATAAAGAAGCTTATCATGAGCTTGGAGACGCTGCAACAATTGCAGCTTCTCTTGGAACGAATCCGGAGAATGGAATCAAGGACAATGGTGATGTCATGAATGAACGGCGTCAAGTATTCGGTTCTAACACTTACCACAAGCGGCCTCCGAAGAGTTTCTTTCATTTTGTAGTGGAAGCTTTCAAGGACACCACCATCCTTATTTTACTTGTATGTGCGGCTCTTGCGCTTGGGTTTGGAATAAAAGAACATGGAGTTCAAGAAGGATGGTATGAAGGAGGGAGCATATTTGTTGCTGTTGCATTGGTAGTTGTTGTGTCTGCAACAAGTAACTTCAGACAGGAGGTTCAATTCGAGAAGTTGTCAAAAATAAGTAACAACATCAGAGTGGAG GTACTAAGAGATGGAAGGCGCATACAAGTTTCCATATTTGACATTGTGGTTGGAGATGTCATAGTTCTAAAGCTTGGGGACCAAATTCCAGCTGATGGGTTGTTCTTGAGTGGCCATTCTTTGCAGGTGGATGAGTCAAGCATGACAGGAGAGAGCGATCATGTGGAACTCAATACAACAGAGAACCCTTTCTTACTGTCTGGAACAAAAGTAGTCGATGGCTATGGTCAAATGCTGGTGACATCAGTGGGAATGGACACAGCATGGGGTGAGATGATGAGCTCCATCTCTCGGGATTCCGAGGAGCAAACACCATTGCAAGTTCGTCTTAACAAATTAACCACTTCTATAGGAAAG GTAGGCTTGTCAGTTGCTTTGCTGGTCCTTCTTGTCATGTTAGCACGCTATTTCACTGGAAACACAAAGGATGATTTTGGGAACACAGAGTACAATGGTCGAAAAACGGACATAGATGATGTGCTCAATGCAGTTATTCGTATAGTTGCTGCTGCAGTAACCATAGTGGTGGTTGCAATCCCTGAAGGCCTGCCATTGGCTGTGACACTAACACTTGCTTACTCTATGAAGAGAATGATGGCAGATCAGGCAATGGTGAGGAAACTATCGGCTTGTGAAACAATGGGATCAGCAACTGTGATTTGCACTGACAAAACAGGTACTTTGACATTAAACCAAATGAAAGTAACCAAATTCTGGCTTGGCCAAGAGTTCATTGAGGAAGAAAACTCTTCCAATACCATAGCAGAGGCTGTTCGTGAGTTGATAAATCAAGGAGTTGGCTTGAACACAACTGGTAGTGTCTATCGATCTTCACCAGAATCCAAAACTGAAATCTCTGGTAGTCCAACTGAGAAAGCGTTTCTATCTTGGGCGGTTACAGAATTTGGTATGGACATGGAGAAGTTGAAAAAATCATATGCCATTCTTCATGTGGAAACCTTCAACTCAGAGAAGAAAAGAAGTGGGGTTTTGGTGAGAAAATTGGCTGATAACACAATCCATCAGCACTGCAAAGGAGCTGCCGAGATGATCCTCTCAATGTGTTCAAGTTACTTTGAAAGAAATGGGAAAACATATCCCTTGGATATTGAGAGTCGAATAAAACTTGAGAACATAATCGAAGGAATGGCAGCAAGTAGCCTAAGATGCATTGCCTTTGCTTATAGACAAATTTCAGAAGATGAGGAAAAAAATGGCATACCTAATGCCTCTAACTCAAAAGAAGATGGCTATACATTAATGGGAATAGTTGGCATTAAAGATCCATGTAGGCCAGGGGTGAAGAAAGCCGTGGAAACATGTAAATCAGCTGGAGTGTCCATTAAGATGATCACAGGAGACAACATTTTCACAGCAAAAGCTATAGCCACAGAGTGTGGAATACTAGATTTTGATCACAACACTGCAAGCAGAGGAGAAGTAATAGAAGGTTCCGAATTCCGAAACTACTCAAGTGAAGAGAGACTGCAGAGAGTTGATCAAATCAAGGTGATGGCAAGATCCACTCCATTTGACAAACTTTTGATGGTTCAATGCTTGAAACAGAAAGGCCATGTCGTAGCAGTAACTGGAGACGGCACAAATGATGCACCGGCTCTAAAAGAAGCTGATATAGGACTTTCCATGGGCATTGAGGGCACTGAGGTTGCAAAAGAGAGTTCAGACATTGTTATCTTGGATGATAACTTCACCACAGTAGCTACAGTCTTGAGGTGGGGAAGATGTGTATATAACAACATCCAAAAATTCATCCAATTTCAATTGACAGTCAATGTCGCAGCTCTTACAGTTAACTTTATAGCAGCAGTATCAGCCGGAGAAGTTCccttaacagcagtccaattaTTGTGGGTGAATCTCATAATGGATACATTGGGTGCTCTTGCACTTGCTACTGAAAGACCCAATGATGAATTAATGCACAAGCCTCCCGTGGGAAGAACTGAGCCCCTAATAACAAATATCATGTGGAGAAACCTATTAGCACAAGCTTTATACCAAATATCAATACTCTTAATTTTCCAGTTCCAAGGAAGCAATATCTTCAATGTAAGTGAAGAGGTAAACGATACACTAATCTTCAACACTTTTGTCCTCTGCCAAATCTTTAACGAGTTCAACTCAAGAAAACTAGAAAAACAGAACGTCTTTGAAGGCATCCTAAAGAATCATTTATTTCTAGGGATTGTGGGAGTAACAGTTGTTCTACAAGTTGTTATGGTAGAATTCCTAAAGAAATTTGCAAATACAGTGAATCTAAATGGTTGGCAGTGGGGACTTTGCATTGTCATTGCAGCGATTTCTTGGCCTATTGGTTGGATTGTCAAATTCTTTCCCGTTTCTAATAAGCCTTTCCTTAGCTACTTCAAATGTTTTTAA